Genomic DNA from Osmia lignaria lignaria isolate PbOS001 chromosome 6, iyOsmLign1, whole genome shotgun sequence:
GCCTTTTCATCTggcaaattaaaaagaatgttCTACCTGCTGGCCGAGTGCGGGGAAGAGTTTCAAAAATTAATCGGATCCTCGTCCGAGGCCGATCGGCCAATCGAGATTCGCGAGTTGGCGGCGAAATTTACGATAGACGTCATTGGTAGCTGCGCCTTCGGCATACAAATAAACGCGCTCACCGACGAGGAATCCGAGTTCCACAGGGCTGCGAAAAAGCTCTCGAGACCAAGCTACAAGGCCACCCTATGGCGGATGCTTAGAACAGCTATGCCGAGGGTCTATAAATTTTTAAGCGTTCAAGTGATCAACCCCGAGGTAACGAGATTTTTCAAGAACGTCGTGTCGCAGATGCTGAAGCAACGAGAAGAGCACGGTATCAAGAGGCACGACTTTATGGACCtgttaattgaattaaaaaataaaggcaCTTTGGAAAATGAGGCTGGTAACGGGCACATTAGCAACGACGAAGATGCGGATACCGTCGAGGAAATAGGTAGGTTAATCAGAAAAACATAGACATTTGTGAAAGCGTAGAAATAAACTCGCTTTATAGCTATATCGGTCAGACCCCTATCGTTTGTATAGATTACTCCCTACGAAgataaatcgtgcaagagaAATGTTGTTCACCTTAACGTGTGGGCCGGTGAACTTGATACCGAGGCCTGCgatatacattttttcaaagaCCATTAAGGATGGGTCTATCCTACCTATTACGATGGAGTAATAGAATTTTTACActtaataaatgaaacttttcttAAGTTCGTATCAATTTCGAACCAGTTAATTGTATCAATGAAGAGATATTACATAATTGATAACTCTTCTTAGTGTGTTATTCGATGCACGCTTCAAACGATACCGTTCTGTAACAAATTAATCAAGATAAAATTGACAGTAAGTGCTCCATTCATATAGCCGCTTTAACGGTAATAAAACTGTGGCGTTCTCGAGTTAAATGAAACGTTTCATTTACTGCTGGCGATGAATGATAATTAagagaatattatttaattattacactGAAGCGACGGTGAATATAGTCAtgtaaattaacaaaatttatttttatgaccGAAAGAAGCGTTACGTCGTGCacgtaaataattttttttccggATAACTTTATCGCATAAAAATGATTTGTTTGTAGAACTGGACGAGAACAGTATTGCTGCCCAAGCGTTTGTATTTTTCGCTGCCGGCTACGAAACTTCGTCCAACACCATTGCATTTTGCCTTTACGAGTTAGCATTGAATGCCGAGATTCAGGAAAGAACGAGACGCGATATTCAAGATGCCATCGACAACAGAGACGGAAAATTGACTTATGATGCCGTGCAGGACATGAAATACCTTGATATGGTTATAGCAGGTAATAATTAATCGAACCTCGGTAAATTGCATTCACTGAAATGATTTCATATTCTTGGGCCGATATTATTTAGTGTCTACCGATCTCAAGAAGCCCCGctaattaggctcgtgtaaaATTAGGGGGTCAGTCAATGTGTGTGTACAGTACCCCCtcttgcccctgtgccgtcccgcaggacttcttgtgatcggtgaACAGTACATATATTTATCCGACATGAGTCAAAGGTTGCAAGTAAAAATTGTGACCCCgataaaaaattatctttaTCGCATTTGTAATTCgctaaaaaagaaacaaagacaattaatattaatatattttacgtTTAAATATTAAACTCGTTCATCCTATTCATTTGTTTAATAAAGGAagctcattttttaaatttaattttcagaaaCTCTTCGAAAATATCCACCGGCGTCGTTATTATCTCGTAGATGCGAATATCAATATCAAATACCGGGTAGTAAAGTGGAACTACCACCGGGTATGCGGGTTATTATACCAATTTATGGACTCCACCATGATCCAGATTATTATCCGAATCCGGCGACGTTTGATCCTGAACGGTTTACGGAAGAGAACAAACGCACGAGGCATCCGTATACGTATCTTCCATTTGGCGAAGGACCAAGAAATTGTATAGgtaattttttcattgcaaccgtttttaataaaaagataaatagcagaaatttcatttcctttgaTACATCACACGAAATTATAAtagttaattataattgttaCGTGTTTCAGGAATGAGGTTTGCATTGTTACAAATTAAAGTGGGTATCATTTCATTCCTAAGGAAGCATAGAGTAGATGTTTGTGAGAAAACAGTTATACCAATCAAATTTAGTAGAAGAAGCTTGGTAACGACGAGCGAGAATGGATTCTGGTTAAAAATTGTACAGTAGTCTTAAACTATTTTTAAAGTTGCAGGAAAAGAACCTTTAACATATACACATTGATGACAAAGTCTGTTGTGTACTTAATATACCTCAACAAAgtaatcaatattttttttaattctttgatACAATCAATGCTAATACAGTCAATCAATAACTTTAATATCAAGCTTTAATTGTTTGTTCATTGAAACTATTAATCAGTTGTATTCATTATATTAGTCAGAAATTGCAATCTCGATTTAAGTTACCATAAATagtgtatttaattttttttgctatgttacaattaattattgagtaaattttaatataatgataattagaaattatttttaagacAATAGTTTATTACAAATGTACTTTTAGTATAATATTCTTATACAAAcgaaacatttatatttttgtaaacatTTTATGTACTATAAAGAACACATTGTATAATGTACTGTTGTAACAAATATggcattagaaataaaaaaataaaaaatacataactGTAAGCGAATCCCACGCATCCCGTCTATGTATTAAATCGGCGGTAATCAAATAAGGCTCGCTATTCAGGATGAACAAATTAATCATTCGAACAGTCAACACGCCAAAAAGAGTTAATGTAATCTAACTGTATACCATCACTGCTTTCAATTACATTGTCAGTATAGTCAGTCTTAAATTACATTGTTTCTTTGTATCGATTGCAAGACGTGTCGTGTATAGTAGTATTCGCATGCACTATAGTATTTTGTTACATGCACAGTACGTACTTTTTGTTGCGTCTTCTATAATACCCGTGCATTGTCTATTGGTGGCAGCAGCTCCAAGTCAGTGCACTCTTCGTTCATAGAACGATTTGTATGTAGATAGCTGCGTATGTATAGTAAGTCGTTAATACGGCACATAATTATACGATCAAAAATGTCATTTCCTTGATTAGGTGACAGTGCTATTTTACCAACTATATCGTTTTTCTGCTCGAAGATTTTCCGCAGTATCTGACAGCGAGATATTTCACCGAAAATAATGCTACGGTGAGCCGTAAATCTGTTTACGTGGATGCGTACCTCTTCTGTCACTTTAAATTGATAACCGGGCCCTTTAAACGATAAACTCTACGTCTATGCAAACAATACACCTCCCCCATTTTTATCAAAACACGTGTCTGGATATCAATCAAAGTAAACGAACAGGATTTGATACCCATCTTTTAATTCACTTGTTACTACTTCCAACATTCATTTATAATGTATGATTAACACTTACTGATTAATACTTGTTAAACAActaatttattacaattagtATGATTATTGTTtgattaattatgttaataataaaatttgatattctCGTATGTATACTTCAATTATAGGTTAAAACGAACTTAATTGTTACTCTTTTGACATATTTCTTTGTTGCAAATCAAGTACATGTTATCTATCTCTTATATTAATGAATGTTTTCCTTCTAGTTTTaatcagtttttaattaaattgtagatGTCACACTACAATAGAAATGCAAGTACTCAGAGGTCTACGGTGATCGATTATGAGCGTCAATTTCAAGAGGACCTAGAGCGTGCTCAGGCATTGAGTTTAGAAAGCCTtgctttagaaaaatttaaattacaaaagcAACGTTCGGAATTTAATCATGTACACCAATCTTGTGTACCGCAAAGTGACATACACACAGGGAATAATGTTATGCATAGCAATTCATCAGAGAGAGATAATACACCGCAAAGTGAAAAGTAAACTATATTTGATTATTGTTTCATATAATCTCTCTAAGTGACAATCAGAGGtgactaatttttaaatatttagatttCAGAGTAGAAGCAGACCAAGGCCCGGTTCCTTTAATACCAATCAATCGAAGAATACTGTGATATTAGCACCACCACCACCAATTCCATCTCGAAGAAATTCCACAACAGCTACAACGAGTCAAGAACAATCAGGTGACTTGATTAACTTTACAAGTCCAGTGAAGCAAGATGATCTAACTGATTACTGTTCacctccacctccaccaccGTAAGTTTATTCTTACCTAATAATTTTCTTACGTTATTACTAATAAATTGTTCTTATTTCACAACAGAAAACCATTATTAGAACCAAAATGGGAAACACATCCTTCGTTATTAAAGAAACAAGGAAGAGTATCACGTAGCAGTAGTATCGCCGGTTATCATTCTCGAGACTTCCGATACCAATCACTCTCTCCTAATCCTAGATCTTCCACCGCACCTTGCACACCGGGAACTCCAAAAATTAGTCCTATCATGTCAAGATCCAGTAGTATTAACAGTACTGTACCTGATGTAACACCACAAGTAAGTAATCTATATCATTAATCTTCTATAAATACTTGATAACAATTAAAgtgtcatttttttttctatttggaTGATGATTTTATTTGATAACTCTCATTACAGCTTGCATGGAATCTTAATGATTTTAAAACTTACTTTCTTGCACAGGTATATGGATTGTGTATAAGCGTTTCAACTTAAACATTAGCCAAAgaacattatttatattttttagtaGAATTTTTCCACAATAACATTAAATAGATATATAATATTTGAGATCTTTTCAAGAACAaatcacaatttttttttttacagatacCTCCATTACCTATGAATTACAGACCAAGTATTACTCCTTCTGTATGTGGTGTACAAAAACCTATGTTCTCTAAGGATGATGAGCAGCTAAGCGTGTTGAAAGTGGTAGAAAAGAAGCCAAATAATAATCTTATAGACTTGAGTTCTTTTGATCAAGTAGAAGATAAAACAAATGTACGAGTTAGCGTTTTAGAAGCGTTTGATCCGTTACTTGTTAAGACTGACGAT
This window encodes:
- the LOC117607689 gene encoding putative cytochrome P450 6a13 isoform X2; this encodes MYEWFKDERFFGAFRVKSPVLILRDPDLIKNVCVKNFACFSNRGIPVNSQDPLSAHLFNLEGKKWKSLRSKLTPAFSSGKLKRMFYLLAECGEEFQKLIGSSSEADRPIEIRELAAKFTIDVIGSCAFGIQINALTDEESEFHRAAKKLSRPSYKATLWRMLRTAMPRVYKFLSVQVINPEVTRFFKNVVSQMLKQREEHGIKRHDFMDLLIELKNKGTLENEAGNGHISNDEDADTVEEIELDENSIAAQAFVFFAAGYETSSNTIAFCLYELALNAEIQERTRRDIQDAIDNRDGKLTYDAVQDMKYLDMVIAETLRKYPPASLLSRRCEYQYQIPGSKVELPPGMRVIIPIYGLHHDPDYYPNPATFDPERFTEENKRTRHPYTYLPFGEGPRNCIGMRFALLQIKVGIISFLRKHRVDVCEKTVIPIKFSRRSLVTTSENGFWLKIVQ
- the LOC117607689 gene encoding putative cytochrome P450 6a13 isoform X1, whose amino-acid sequence is MWSIIRNFLEQFLLLGLFLSILYCFLTSTFNFWEIRGVPFRKPTVLFGNYASLLLFQISLPEGIKEMYEWFKDERFFGAFRVKSPVLILRDPDLIKNVCVKNFACFSNRGIPVNSQDPLSAHLFNLEGKKWKSLRSKLTPAFSSGKLKRMFYLLAECGEEFQKLIGSSSEADRPIEIRELAAKFTIDVIGSCAFGIQINALTDEESEFHRAAKKLSRPSYKATLWRMLRTAMPRVYKFLSVQVINPEVTRFFKNVVSQMLKQREEHGIKRHDFMDLLIELKNKGTLENEAGNGHISNDEDADTVEEIELDENSIAAQAFVFFAAGYETSSNTIAFCLYELALNAEIQERTRRDIQDAIDNRDGKLTYDAVQDMKYLDMVIAETLRKYPPASLLSRRCEYQYQIPGSKVELPPGMRVIIPIYGLHHDPDYYPNPATFDPERFTEENKRTRHPYTYLPFGEGPRNCIGMRFALLQIKVGIISFLRKHRVDVCEKTVIPIKFSRRSLVTTSENGFWLKIVQ